Proteins found in one Kwoniella bestiolae CBS 10118 chromosome 1, complete sequence genomic segment:
- a CDS encoding eukaryotic translation initiation factor 3 subunit I, whose protein sequence is MKPIILQGHERSLTQIVFNFEGDLLFSASKDSVVNAWFTSNGERLGTFGGIKGDGGHNGTVWTVAVDSQTRFLITGAADNTMKLWEISTGKCLFTWDFLTAVKRVAWNEEDDTILSITEQRSGQPSIIRIYKINRDEPTQQTTTPITTMTLSGSKATVALWTPLSEYILTGHESGKVAKYDVKSGEEVNYIDDAHSGEITDIQGSPDGTYFITSSKDKTARIFDSETLEEMKVFPTETPLNSACIAPLRPYIILGGGQDAMSVTTTSQRAGKFESRFWHKLFEEEVGRVKGHFGPINTLAVHPQGKAYASGAEDGFVRVHWFDESYFRSRPFGDLEPEVEV, encoded by the exons ATG AAACCAATCATCCTACAAG GCCACGAGCGTTCCCTCACCCAAATCGTATTCAACTTCGAGGGAGACCTTCTGTTCTCTGCCTCGAAAGATTCAGTAGTCAATGCTTGGTTCACTTCGAATGGTGAGAGGCTGGGTACGTTTGGGGGGATAAAGGGGGATGGGGGACATAATGGTACGGTGTGGACGGTCGCTGTTGATT CCCAGACTCGATTCCTCATCACTGGGGCTGCGGACAACACAATGAAGTTGTGGGAGATTTCAACGGGAAAATGCCTCTTCACTTGGGATTTCTTGACGGCTGTTAAGAGGGTCGCATGGAA CGAGGAGGACGACACCATCTTATCTATCACCGAACAGCGAAGTGGACAACCATCAATTATCAGGATATATAAGATCAACAGGGATGAACCAACGCAGC AAACCACCACCCCCATAACCACCATGACCCTCTCCGGCTCCAAGGCGACCGTCGCCCTCTGGACACCTCTATCGGAATACATATTGACAGGCCACGAGTCAGGAAAGGTGGCGAAATACGATGTGAAGtctggggaggaggtgaattACATAGATGATGCTCATTCGGGGGAGATTACGGATATTCAGGGTAGTCCGGATGGAACTTATTTTATTACGAGTAGTAAGGATAAGACTGCTAGG ATCTTCGACTCAGAAACCCTCGAAGAAATGAAAGTGTTCCCTACCGAAACTCCTTTGAACAGTGCTTGTATCGCCCCATTACGACCATAC ATAATTCTCGGTGGTGGTCAAGATGCCATGTCGGTAACTACCACCTCTCAGCGAGCTGGTAAATTCGAATCGAGATTTTGGCATAAGTTgttcgaagaggaagtaggCAGAGTGAAGGGACACTT CGGCCCCATCAACACCCTCGCTGTACATCCTCAAGGAAAGGCCTACGCCTCAGGTGCTGAAGATGGGTTCGTAAGGGTACATTGGTTCGATGAGAGTTATTTCAGGTCGAGACCTTTTGGTGATCTTGAGcctgaggttgaggtgtag
- a CDS encoding pre-rRNA-processing protein PNO1 → MAHKSHRQKALQAQLEAQPTLSLVSQKSKKPTPAKVVEQSMDIDDDDVVISNSTPATAEASTSASGAASGSGFAPLPQSQSNGVLKGEFRRIPIPPHRMTPLKKEWVNLYTPMVDMLGLQVRMNTQRRAVEIKTSGHTVDSGAIQKGADFVKAFSLGFDVNDALALLRLDDLYLDSFEIKDVKTLHGDHLSRAIGRIAGEGGKVKFSIENASRTRIVLADTHIHILGSVQNIKIARDAIVSLILGSPPGKVYAHLKMVGARMKQRF, encoded by the exons ATGGCCCATAAATCTCACAGACAAAAAGCCCTCCAAGCTCAACTCGAAGCTCAACCGACCCTCTCTCTCGTCTCCCAGAAATCCAAGAAACCCACCCCAGCCAAGGTGGTCGAGCAATCCATGGATATagacgatgacgatgtaGTAATCTCCAACTCTACTCCCGCCACAGCTGAAGCTAGTACAAGTGCCAGTGGTGCTGCGAGTGGCTCAGGATTCGCTCCCTTGCCTCAATCCCAGAGCAACGGTGTACTCAAGGGAGAGTTCCGGAGGAtacccatccctccccatcgGATGACTCCTCTCAAGAAGGAGTGGGTAAACTTGTATACTCCTATGGTGGATATGCTGGGGTTGCAGGTTAGGATGAATACTCAGAGGAGGGCTGTGGAgatcaag ACTTCAGGTCACACGGTAGACTCGGGTGCTATTCAGAAAGGAGCGGATTTCGTTAAAGCCTTCTCATTAGGATTTGACGTTAAT GACGCTCTGGCATTACTCCGATTAGACGACTTGTACCTCGATTcattcgagatcaaagatgtAAAGACCTTGCATGGTGATCACTTATCAAGAGCTATCG GTCGTATagcaggtgaaggtggtaAAGTGAAATTCTCAATCGAGAATGCCAGTAGGACTCGTATAGTCTTGGCAGACAC ACATATACATATCCTAGGTTCAGTGCAGAACATCAAGATTGCCAGAGATGCGATCGTGTCTTTGATTTTGGGTTCTCCACCAG GCAAAGTATACGCCCACTTGAAGATGGTAGGAGCAAGGATGAAGCAGAGGTTTTAG